The following DNA comes from Vibrio gigantis.
TATCATAGTTAATAGACGTTACGTTCTCGGTATCTAGAGCAATCACCACCGCTTTGTGTTCCCAAGCTTCAATTGCAGGAATGTCACAGTCAGTAAAGCCAAACACAATGATCCCATCAACGTTACGACGCTTTAGAACTTGTAGGTGCTCATTGGCTTTTTCTCTATCTAGCTGACTTTCCATGATCACGACATCGTAATCCGCTCGATACAACTCGGCCAGCATGGTGCTAACAGCTTTGTTTTCTGATGGAGAATCTAAACGTGAAATGATCACGCCGATGACTTTTTGACTGCCACCGCGCATTGATTGCGCAGATTTCGAAGGCGTGTACCCAGATTCTTGAATTACTCTTTCCACCCTTTCACGGGTTTCAGGTTTCACTTTTGGATCATTGGTCAGAACACGAGATACGGTTGACTTACCAACACCGGACAGCTTTGCAATATCAAGAATAGTGAGTTTTTTGCTCATAAAAAGTCTAACATTAAAAGGAAGAGAATAAAAAGTGAGGGTGGATTCCCTCACTTAACTGTTTGTAAATCTCAGAAGTTAACTATGACTTACTTTCGACAATTTTTATAGACGACACGACCAAGTTCTAGACGTGCGTTGTCA
Coding sequences within:
- the treR gene encoding trehalose operon repressor TreR; translated protein: MSKKLTILDIAKLSGVGKSTVSRVLTNDPKVKPETRERVERVIQESGYTPSKSAQSMRGGSQKVIGVIISRLDSPSENKAVSTMLAELYRADYDVVIMESQLDREKANEHLQVLKRRNVDGIIVFGFTDCDIPAIEAWEHKAVVIALDTENVTSINYDNRQVINSALAHLSDQGISDVGFIGVDPSDKSTGELRLKAYLDWCENTGSVANYRTGQLHHESAYQLVDEVLTPNTQAIVCASDTLALGVIKRLQERQREDVVVTGVGGNDLLSFLFPRVFSIDPGYQSAGKLAANLLISQLLGNSDISHHTQSPVL